The following coding sequences lie in one Herpetosiphonaceae bacterium genomic window:
- a CDS encoding condensation domain-containing protein codes for MTHENVADIYKLTPMQQGMLFHTLYASEPGVYGVQWSCTLHGNLEASVFKRAWQGVVDRYPV; via the coding sequence GTGACGCACGAGAACGTTGCAGACATCTACAAGCTCACGCCCATGCAGCAGGGCATGCTCTTTCACACGCTATATGCCTCGGAACCAGGCGTGTATGGCGTGCAGTGGAGCTGTACTCTGCATGGTAATCTCGAAGCCTCGGTCTTTAAGCGAGCCTGGCAGGGTGTGGTAGATCGCTATCCCGTTTT
- a CDS encoding AraC family transcriptional regulator, whose product MIIQNRWMILHILMDDAGPPEEIAMDSTDHRQAEHEVRRAQISRDELVERIGRAIRDRETVEPLPGLWLRRACAPTELGHGVSFPAFCVIAQGSKEVVLGDTRYRYDPAQYLIATAALPIASRITEASPERPYLSVVLKLDATLVGSVLVEAGHLASRRQPTVTAINVSSLDVSLLDAVVRLVRLVDTPSDAHFLAPLLKREIVYRLLRGAQGERLHQIVALGGSSVAHRIAEAIERLRHDFAQPMRIEDLARDLGMSVSGFHQHFRAVTAMSPLQFQKQLRLQEARRLMLGEGLDAASAGYRVGYGDASHFTREYKRLFGAPPMHDVERLRSGGREPVGQGRV is encoded by the coding sequence ATGATTATCCAGAATCGTTGGATGATCCTCCACATCCTGATGGATGATGCTGGACCACCGGAAGAGATCGCGATGGATTCGACAGACCACCGCCAGGCAGAGCACGAGGTACGCAGAGCGCAGATCAGCCGAGATGAGCTGGTCGAGCGGATCGGGCGGGCCATCCGCGACAGGGAGACGGTGGAGCCGCTGCCCGGGCTATGGCTCCGCCGCGCCTGCGCGCCCACGGAACTCGGGCATGGCGTGTCGTTCCCGGCCTTCTGCGTGATCGCGCAGGGCAGCAAGGAGGTTGTGCTGGGCGACACCCGCTACCGCTACGACCCCGCACAGTACCTCATCGCCACCGCTGCGCTGCCCATCGCGAGCCGGATCACCGAGGCATCGCCGGAGCGGCCCTATCTGAGCGTCGTCCTCAAGCTCGACGCCACCCTCGTCGGCTCGGTCCTGGTCGAGGCCGGCCACCTCGCCTCGCGGCGGCAGCCCACCGTGACCGCCATCAACGTGAGTTCGCTGGACGTGAGCCTGCTCGATGCCGTGGTGCGGTTGGTCCGGCTCGTGGACACGCCGAGCGACGCGCACTTCCTCGCCCCGTTGCTGAAACGGGAGATCGTCTACCGGCTCCTGCGGGGCGCGCAGGGTGAACGGCTCCATCAGATTGTGGCTCTGGGTGGCTCTAGTGTCGCTCACCGCATCGCCGAGGCCATTGAGCGGCTGCGGCACGACTTCGCTCAACCGATGCGCATCGAGGATCTCGCGCGTGATCTCGGGATGAGCGTCTCGGGCTTTCACCAGCACTTTCGGGCAGTGACCGCGATGAGTCCGTTGCAGTTCCAGAAGCAGCTGCGGCTCCAGGAGGCCCGGCGGCTGATGCTCGGCGAGGGGCTCGACGCCGCGAGCGCCGGCTACCGCGTGGGCTACGGCGACGCCTCGCACTTCACGCGGGAGTACAAGCGGCTCTTCGGCGCGCCACCGATGCACGATGTGGAACGGCTGCGGAGCGGCGGTAGGGAACCGGTGGGCCAGGGAAGGGTGTAG
- a CDS encoding DUF2255 family protein: MRGAMLHAAGDVRYEERPDPLIIEPTDAIVRTMATCICGSDLWPYRGIDQFTQPWAIGHEYCGIVEQVGSAVTSVQPGQFVIGGFVASDNTCPTCRAGVQTNCQQGTGYDGCQVEEIEPGVNDQIGAAYRTKYRRYAASIIDAIMSPQARAATITLVPR; the protein is encoded by the coding sequence ATGCGAGGAGCCATGCTGCATGCCGCAGGTGATGTGCGCTATGAGGAACGTCCCGACCCACTGATCATCGAGCCCACCGATGCGATCGTCCGCACCATGGCTACGTGTATCTGTGGATCGGACCTGTGGCCCTACCGCGGCATCGATCAGTTTACGCAGCCCTGGGCGATCGGGCACGAGTACTGCGGCATCGTGGAGCAGGTCGGCAGCGCCGTCACATCTGTTCAGCCCGGTCAGTTCGTGATCGGCGGGTTCGTGGCCTCCGACAACACCTGCCCCACCTGCCGCGCTGGCGTGCAGACCAACTGCCAGCAGGGCACCGGCTATGACGGCTGCCAGGTGGAGGAAATCGAGCCGGGCGTCAACGACCAGATCGGCGCCGCGTACCGCACCAAGTACCGCCGCTACGCCGCCAGCATCATCGACGCTATCATGAGCCCGCAAGCGCGCGCGGCGACGATCACACTCGTGCCGCGCTGA